From Brucella pseudogrignonensis, a single genomic window includes:
- a CDS encoding DsbE family thiol:disulfide interchange protein: MTEATKKRATWVALLPLIIFVGLAAIFAVQLLSGKDNTTIPSALIGKDAPQTNLPPVEGLLQDGTPVPGLNSEDFKGKLTLVNVWGSWCVPCRQEHPMLMEIAKDKRIRVVGLNYKDQPENARRFLGDLGNPFAAVGADRAGRSAIEWGVYGVPETFLVNAEGKIVYKHVGPFTPESVKNDLMPAVVKALNNTH; the protein is encoded by the coding sequence ATGACTGAAGCGACAAAGAAACGCGCAACCTGGGTTGCGCTGCTGCCGTTGATAATTTTCGTCGGTCTTGCTGCAATTTTTGCGGTGCAGCTTTTATCCGGCAAAGACAACACGACCATTCCGTCCGCACTGATCGGCAAGGATGCCCCACAAACCAATCTCCCGCCCGTGGAAGGTCTTTTGCAGGACGGCACACCTGTGCCGGGCCTTAACAGTGAAGACTTCAAGGGCAAGCTCACACTGGTCAATGTGTGGGGATCATGGTGCGTTCCATGTCGTCAGGAGCATCCGATGTTGATGGAAATCGCCAAGGACAAGCGCATCCGGGTGGTGGGCCTGAATTACAAGGATCAGCCCGAAAACGCTCGCCGTTTCTTGGGCGATCTCGGCAATCCATTTGCCGCAGTCGGCGCCGACCGCGCCGGACGCTCAGCTATTGAATGGGGCGTCTACGGCGTACCTGAAACCTTCCTCGTCAATGCCGAAGGAAAGATCGTCTACAAGCATGTCGGGCCATTCACGCCGGAGTCGGTCAAGAATGACCTGATGCCTGCGGTGGTAAAAGCATTAAATAATACGCATTAA
- the ccmD gene encoding heme exporter protein CcmD yields MSHFAYVMTSYGIAAAAIAITIGWILIDQRIQKSELKRIEAKGVRRRSDKASGSAQ; encoded by the coding sequence ATGAGCCATTTTGCTTATGTGATGACGTCTTACGGGATTGCGGCAGCAGCCATTGCTATAACGATTGGCTGGATACTGATTGATCAGCGTATCCAGAAAAGCGAGCTGAAGCGGATTGAGGCGAAGGGCGTGCGCCGCCGTTCAGACAAAGCATCCGGTTCTGCACAATGA
- a CDS encoding heme ABC transporter permease, whose product MTNEIAKTTSWLDLANPTRFLGFAGRILPWLAILSALFLAAGLYMVFLSPDDYQQGLTVRIMYIHVPFAWLSMMCYSIMAISALGTLVWRHPLADVSIRAAAPLGAVFTALALATGSLWGKPMWGTWWVWDARLTSVFVLFLMYLGIIALSRAMDDPAKSAKPVAVLTLVGFINIPIIKFSVDWWNTLHQPASVFRMDGPTIDGSMLRPLFVMAIGFTLLFLTLHMMAMRNEIWRRRVAMMKKLAARNADRSRLKRERSDAQGEAVQ is encoded by the coding sequence ATGACGAATGAGATTGCGAAAACCACAAGCTGGCTTGATCTGGCAAACCCCACGCGCTTTCTTGGCTTTGCAGGCCGGATTCTGCCGTGGCTGGCTATCCTTTCAGCGCTATTTCTGGCTGCAGGGCTATATATGGTTTTCCTTTCGCCTGATGACTATCAGCAGGGGTTGACGGTCCGCATCATGTATATCCATGTGCCTTTCGCATGGCTTTCCATGATGTGCTATTCGATCATGGCAATCTCGGCGCTGGGTACACTGGTCTGGCGTCATCCGCTGGCCGATGTCTCCATTCGTGCAGCCGCGCCTTTGGGAGCGGTGTTCACAGCATTGGCACTTGCAACTGGCTCGCTCTGGGGCAAACCGATGTGGGGTACATGGTGGGTGTGGGACGCGCGCCTAACCTCCGTGTTTGTGCTGTTCCTGATGTATCTTGGCATTATCGCGTTGTCGCGCGCTATGGATGATCCGGCAAAAAGCGCCAAGCCGGTTGCTGTGCTTACACTGGTTGGCTTCATCAATATTCCGATCATCAAATTCTCGGTCGACTGGTGGAACACATTGCATCAGCCCGCTTCGGTGTTCCGCATGGATGGTCCGACCATTGACGGCTCCATGCTGCGCCCTCTTTTTGTGATGGCCATTGGTTTCACACTGCTGTTTTTGACCTTGCATATGATGGCCATGCGCAATGAAATCTGGCGTCGCCGCGTGGCAATGATGAAAAAGCTTGCCGCACGCAATGCAGATCGCAGCCGCCTGAAAAGAGAGCGCTCTGACGCGCAAGGGGAGGCTGTACAATGA